A section of the Sedimentisphaera cyanobacteriorum genome encodes:
- a CDS encoding LL-diaminopimelate aminotransferase, translating into MIKINENFLKLQAGYLFPEISRRVNTFKDQNPQADVIKLGIGDVTKPLVPAIVEAMKSAVDDMGTAEGFHGYGPEQGYGFLAERIIECDYKSRGVSLDKSEIFISDGSKCDTGNLQEIFGTDNVVAVQDPVYPVYVDTNVMAGRTGQAGKDGKYEGIVYMPCTAENGFAPELPSEQVDMIYLCYPNNPTGSVADKASLKKWVDFARDNKALILFDAAYETFIQDDSIPHSIYEIEGADEVAIEFRSFSKSAGFTGVRCAFTVVPHKLKAYKSSGEPVEVNPIWNRRHCTKFNGVSYVTQKGAEAAYTPEGQKQIQEVVQYYMNNAAVIRESLSGLGYSVYGGENAPYVWLSTKDGMSSWEFFDLLLEKAHLVGTPGAGFGAAGEGYFRLSAFNELDTVKEAMRRIAKIS; encoded by the coding sequence ATGATTAAGATTAATGAAAATTTTCTCAAGCTCCAGGCGGGATACCTTTTTCCGGAAATTTCTCGCAGAGTGAATACTTTTAAAGATCAGAACCCGCAGGCGGATGTGATAAAGCTGGGTATCGGCGATGTTACAAAGCCGCTCGTGCCGGCAATTGTTGAAGCAATGAAGAGTGCTGTGGATGATATGGGAACTGCTGAGGGCTTCCATGGATACGGCCCCGAGCAGGGCTACGGATTCCTTGCTGAGAGGATTATCGAATGCGACTATAAATCTCGAGGAGTATCGCTGGATAAGAGCGAAATATTCATCAGCGACGGTTCTAAATGCGATACCGGAAACCTTCAGGAAATCTTCGGTACAGATAATGTGGTAGCGGTGCAGGACCCCGTCTATCCGGTGTATGTTGATACAAACGTAATGGCTGGCAGAACAGGTCAGGCCGGCAAAGACGGAAAGTATGAAGGGATTGTTTATATGCCCTGCACAGCGGAGAATGGCTTCGCACCAGAGCTGCCGTCAGAGCAGGTGGATATGATATACCTCTGCTACCCGAACAACCCTACAGGCAGCGTGGCGGACAAGGCCTCGCTGAAGAAATGGGTGGATTTTGCGAGGGATAATAAAGCCCTGATTCTCTTCGATGCTGCTTACGAGACGTTCATACAGGATGATTCAATCCCGCATTCGATATACGAAATTGAAGGTGCGGATGAAGTGGCGATAGAGTTCAGAAGCTTCTCGAAGTCAGCCGGTTTTACAGGCGTTCGCTGCGCGTTTACGGTTGTCCCGCATAAGCTCAAGGCATACAAATCCAGCGGCGAGCCGGTGGAAGTGAATCCAATATGGAACAGAAGACACTGCACTAAATTCAACGGCGTTTCCTACGTTACCCAGAAGGGTGCAGAAGCTGCTTACACGCCGGAAGGTCAGAAGCAGATTCAGGAAGTGGTTCAGTATTATATGAACAACGCGGCGGTAATCAGGGAGTCTCTAAGCGGCCTTGGCTACAGCGTTTACGGAGGCGAGAATGCCCCGTACGTATGGCTTTCAACTAAAGACGGAATGAGCTCATGGGAATTCTTCGATCTGCTTCTGGAAAAGGCGCATTTAGTGGGCACGCCCGGTGCCGGCTTCGGCGCAGCAGGCGAGGGATACTTCAGGCTCAGCGCGTTTAACGAGCTTGATACCGTTAAAGAAGCGATGCGGCGGATTGCCAAAATCAGCTGA
- a CDS encoding glycosyl hydrolase 115 family protein gives MLKNTASFLSIMFLFVSAGLASDSMQSPAECNFTLFSDSETAEIIIDSEDSKVVHTAGECFIKDLKTVSGRDFDIRSSMPQMAENVVLIGSAGKSSFIDQLISEEKFDSSTVAQQQWESFVLSVVEEPFEGVYKALVIAGSDPRGTAFGVFELSEMMGVSPWVWWADVPADHRNEFQLSDNFYKTDKPDVKYRGIFINDEDWGLHPWAANTFEDEYGYIGPKTYSKVFELLLRLKANHIWPAMHACSTPFYQLPENKRAADKYGIVIGSSHCEPLLFNNAAEWDSSTDGIWDYTQNSERIKEVLDQRVETAASNENIYTVGIRGMHDTGMSGADSLEEGASILEDVIADEREILSRHIDKPVSEIPQVFVPYKEVLDYYDAGLDLPEDITLMWAEDNFGYIKRFSDSSEQQRNGGGGVYYHLSYLGVPHPYLLLYSTSPSLVWREMNRAWQMNMRGVWIVNVGDLKRREWHTEFFLQMSWDINRWTKNNITEYFKTAASRDIGQEYADDIASIMERYTALANQRKPELMGFNKHWAGRRELNDPDFALFTHSDRSAERIEKYKSLRRDSQEIFDNLPESAKDAYFQLVHYPAVCAASINEKILYAYKSREYARQGRAIANYYAAQAESAFERIKELTRIYNEDIAEGKWNKVTSWHPLDSDVFLSPNTAKPDLSGQGELGVCIEGSPSQLDTQANYPNQSLDTLVFHSSDAELYGEDIEIGSDSSGSYISVPEGRGRDLSFPTENRADFSFEIPAAAGGLYKLCAVIEHPNPDADSWFIKMEGRPHILWNDNVGRGKYHITDFELSEGQHTLSFYAREDGARLRGVMLLPPSFNFLPKFNRYTDKEYFIDIFSKGQQQVSWQASASDSWIKLSESSGTLSNKDHRIWVSIDYADAPKKDNVRGSIDITSEGKSFTVNVSAFNKYSAAVENSFVEDRGVIAFNAESYSAKRSRGSRSWEVLEGLGRTGASMVLEPLTGWYVENIGNVRKSSPYLEYDIKAASGGAAVLNVYAVPSFSLKNGKKLRCAVSIDGNKPFWIEFEMGKDGSALWQENVASGIIKSSEIVEIAPGNRKLRIWGTDPSINIDKIEIDFGGLVPSYLGADQTETEEFSVSSDFFNLLRFAGSWLEDGRVEIM, from the coding sequence ATGCTTAAAAACACAGCTTCTTTTCTGTCGATAATGTTTCTGTTTGTTTCAGCAGGTTTAGCCAGCGATTCAATGCAAAGTCCTGCTGAATGCAATTTCACACTTTTCAGTGATTCGGAGACTGCTGAAATAATAATTGATTCAGAAGATTCAAAGGTGGTTCATACGGCCGGAGAGTGTTTTATCAAAGATTTAAAGACGGTTAGCGGAAGAGATTTCGATATACGATCCTCAATGCCTCAAATGGCTGAAAACGTTGTACTGATCGGCTCTGCCGGTAAAAGCAGCTTTATAGATCAGCTTATCAGCGAGGAAAAATTCGATTCTTCCACTGTCGCTCAGCAGCAGTGGGAGAGTTTCGTGCTGAGCGTTGTTGAAGAACCGTTCGAAGGGGTTTATAAAGCTCTGGTTATAGCGGGCAGCGATCCGAGGGGCACGGCTTTCGGAGTGTTTGAGCTTTCTGAAATGATGGGGGTGTCCCCTTGGGTTTGGTGGGCTGATGTCCCTGCAGACCATAGAAACGAGTTTCAGCTCAGCGATAATTTCTACAAGACAGACAAGCCTGATGTTAAATACCGCGGGATATTCATAAACGACGAAGATTGGGGGCTCCACCCGTGGGCAGCCAATACTTTTGAGGATGAATACGGCTATATCGGCCCAAAAACATACTCCAAAGTTTTTGAACTTCTGCTCAGGCTCAAGGCCAACCATATCTGGCCTGCTATGCACGCATGCTCAACACCTTTTTATCAGCTTCCTGAAAATAAGCGTGCTGCTGATAAATACGGGATCGTTATAGGTTCGAGCCATTGCGAACCGCTTCTTTTTAACAATGCAGCAGAGTGGGACAGTTCCACTGACGGCATTTGGGATTACACTCAAAACAGCGAAAGAATCAAAGAGGTTTTAGACCAGCGAGTTGAAACAGCAGCCTCAAACGAAAATATTTATACTGTAGGAATTCGCGGGATGCACGATACGGGTATGAGCGGAGCCGATTCGCTTGAGGAAGGTGCGAGTATTCTTGAGGATGTGATAGCTGATGAGAGGGAAATATTAAGCCGCCATATAGATAAGCCGGTAAGCGAGATACCGCAGGTTTTCGTGCCCTATAAAGAAGTGCTGGACTATTATGATGCAGGCCTCGATTTGCCCGAAGATATAACGCTTATGTGGGCGGAGGATAATTTCGGATATATAAAGCGTTTCTCAGACAGCTCAGAACAGCAGAGAAACGGGGGCGGAGGAGTTTATTATCATTTATCTTATCTTGGCGTGCCGCATCCATATCTCTTGCTTTACTCTACCAGCCCCTCGCTTGTATGGCGTGAAATGAATCGGGCATGGCAGATGAATATGCGAGGCGTTTGGATTGTTAATGTTGGGGATCTCAAGAGACGCGAATGGCATACGGAATTTTTTCTGCAGATGTCTTGGGATATCAACAGATGGACAAAGAACAATATAACTGAATATTTCAAAACTGCTGCCTCTCGAGATATTGGGCAGGAGTATGCCGATGATATTGCCAGTATTATGGAGCGTTATACGGCTCTGGCCAACCAGAGAAAACCCGAGCTGATGGGCTTTAACAAACACTGGGCCGGCAGACGGGAGCTTAATGACCCTGATTTTGCTCTTTTTACGCACTCAGACCGTTCCGCTGAAAGAATTGAAAAATATAAATCTTTAAGGCGTGATTCTCAGGAGATTTTCGATAATCTTCCGGAATCTGCAAAAGACGCATATTTTCAGCTTGTTCATTATCCTGCCGTTTGTGCGGCGAGCATTAACGAAAAAATTCTTTACGCATATAAGAGCCGGGAGTATGCACGTCAGGGCAGGGCGATCGCTAATTACTATGCTGCACAGGCAGAATCAGCGTTTGAAAGGATTAAAGAGCTTACCAGGATTTACAACGAGGATATTGCTGAAGGGAAGTGGAATAAGGTAACCAGCTGGCACCCGCTTGACAGTGATGTTTTCTTGTCGCCAAATACTGCAAAACCTGATCTCTCTGGGCAGGGGGAACTTGGGGTTTGCATTGAAGGTTCACCCTCACAGCTCGACACTCAGGCGAATTATCCAAACCAGTCTCTCGATACTTTGGTTTTCCATTCAAGCGATGCAGAGCTTTATGGCGAGGATATTGAAATAGGTTCGGATTCCTCCGGCAGCTATATCTCCGTTCCGGAAGGCAGGGGCAGGGATCTGAGTTTCCCAACTGAGAACAGGGCAGATTTCTCATTTGAAATTCCCGCAGCAGCGGGCGGGCTTTATAAATTGTGCGCTGTGATTGAACATCCAAATCCCGATGCTGATTCGTGGTTTATAAAAATGGAAGGCAGACCGCATATCCTCTGGAACGATAATGTAGGCAGAGGGAAGTATCATATTACAGATTTCGAGTTAAGCGAAGGGCAGCATACGCTCAGCTTCTACGCAAGGGAAGACGGGGCAAGGCTCAGAGGGGTGATGCTTTTGCCGCCGTCATTTAATTTTCTTCCCAAATTCAACCGTTATACAGATAAAGAATACTTTATTGATATTTTCAGCAAGGGGCAGCAGCAGGTGTCTTGGCAGGCATCAGCGAGCGATTCTTGGATAAAGCTCAGCGAATCCTCCGGCACTCTCAGTAATAAAGACCATAGGATATGGGTGAGCATCGATTACGCCGATGCCCCAAAAAAGGATAATGTACGGGGCAGTATAGATATAACATCAGAGGGGAAATCTTTTACTGTGAACGTTTCTGCATTCAATAAATATTCTGCAGCTGTAGAGAATTCTTTTGTAGAAGACAGAGGTGTTATTGCTTTTAATGCTGAAAGCTACTCCGCCAAACGTTCCCGTGGTTCAAGGAGCTGGGAAGTTCTTGAAGGGCTTGGGAGAACCGGTGCGAGTATGGTTCTTGAGCCGCTTACCGGATGGTATGTAGAGAATATTGGCAATGTTCGCAAATCAAGCCCTTATCTGGAATACGATATAAAAGCTGCATCAGGCGGGGCAGCTGTATTGAATGTTTATGCTGTGCCTTCTTTCTCTTTGAAAAACGGCAAAAAGCTGCGATGTGCGGTTTCAATTGATGGTAACAAACCTTTCTGGATCGAATTTGAGATGGGCAAAGACGGTTCGGCACTTTGGCAGGAAAATGTGGCTTCAGGAATTATTAAGTCCTCTGAGATTGTTGAGATAGCTCCGGGAAACCGCAAACTTCGAATTTGGGGTACCGACCCGTCAATAAATATCGATAAGATAGAAATTGACTTCGGCGGTCTTGTTCCTTCCTACCTCGGTGCAGACCAGACCGAGACTGAGGAGTTTAGCGTTTCGTCTGATTTTTTTAACTTACTGCGTTTTGCAGGGTCATGGCTTGAAGACGGGCGAGTTGAAATAATGTAA
- a CDS encoding protein O-mannosyl-transferase family, with amino-acid sequence MLQDNEGSNVKKQWLYVFIFFSLIYGFTAQRGVSWQDNGEYQWRCWNGQIVSQEYGLCRSHPLYMTIGYGISKLPLPFPMSLNIFSAVMGAIAVANFSVISRFFTKNSFLILGLTFSLGLSHTLWWLSTITETYTSQLALFTFGLLFLFRYIENGRASNLYWLALFNGLGISVHNLALLSIPVYAGVVIYMLYKRQTAFKHIIIAGLFWIAGLLPLIAASVFKLGKEPMGIGELVMDILVGRYGDEVFNVAGVTKFALPNAFFSSLNFVNLLAVFAAAGIFALLKNFREAGIHRKTLVFLAAVHFLFFIRYSVPDQFMFILPSIILIGLCSANAFEFFKLPQKIQERLCYLLIGFAVLQPLFFSGICSIAQKNELAKRQRTIDRRDEARYWIKPWKNNENSAHLWSEAVAQMVPEGSVLIADNSSRYPLYFAQERSRKNFDVVHGSPEEYEHGRAYFSVKQVSDSPEGRKWDKISSFPRLYRLK; translated from the coding sequence ATGCTTCAGGATAATGAAGGGTCGAATGTGAAAAAGCAATGGCTTTATGTTTTCATTTTCTTCAGCCTTATCTACGGCTTCACAGCTCAGAGGGGCGTGAGCTGGCAGGATAACGGCGAGTATCAGTGGAGATGCTGGAACGGGCAGATAGTTTCGCAGGAATACGGGCTCTGCCGCAGCCATCCGCTCTATATGACGATTGGATACGGAATTTCCAAACTGCCTTTACCTTTCCCGATGAGCCTTAATATATTCAGCGCAGTTATGGGTGCGATTGCGGTTGCGAATTTCTCAGTGATTTCGCGTTTTTTCACGAAAAACAGCTTTCTGATCCTTGGTCTAACATTCTCCCTCGGGCTCTCTCACACGCTCTGGTGGCTCTCGACAATCACCGAAACATACACATCCCAGCTTGCTTTATTCACCTTCGGGCTGCTTTTTCTTTTCAGATATATCGAGAACGGGAGAGCTTCCAATTTGTATTGGCTCGCTCTTTTCAACGGTCTCGGTATTTCGGTACATAATCTTGCCCTTCTCTCAATCCCCGTTTATGCGGGCGTTGTAATATATATGCTTTACAAAAGGCAAACCGCCTTCAAGCATATAATTATAGCAGGGCTGTTCTGGATTGCAGGGCTCCTGCCTTTAATCGCTGCTTCTGTGTTTAAGCTCGGCAAAGAGCCAATGGGCATTGGAGAGCTTGTAATGGATATCTTGGTTGGCAGGTATGGTGATGAGGTGTTCAATGTTGCAGGCGTTACAAAATTTGCTTTGCCTAACGCATTCTTCTCCTCGCTCAATTTTGTCAATCTGCTTGCGGTTTTTGCAGCAGCCGGGATTTTTGCATTGCTGAAAAACTTCCGAGAGGCAGGCATCCATAGAAAGACACTTGTTTTTCTCGCCGCCGTTCATTTTTTATTTTTCATTAGATACTCTGTCCCCGATCAGTTTATGTTTATTCTTCCCTCGATTATTCTGATTGGGCTTTGTTCGGCCAACGCATTCGAGTTCTTTAAATTGCCGCAGAAGATACAGGAAAGGTTGTGTTATCTCCTGATTGGTTTCGCTGTGCTCCAGCCTCTGTTTTTTTCCGGTATTTGCAGTATTGCCCAGAAGAATGAGCTTGCCAAAAGGCAGCGAACGATAGACCGCAGGGACGAGGCAAGGTATTGGATTAAGCCTTGGAAAAACAATGAAAATTCTGCTCACCTCTGGTCTGAGGCGGTAGCGCAGATGGTTCCCGAGGGCAGCGTGCTCATTGCTGATAATTCTTCGAGGTATCCGCTGTATTTTGCGCAGGAAAGAAGCAGGAAGAATTTTGATGTAGTGCATGGAAGTCCGGAGGAATATGAACATGGCAGGGCTTATTTTTCCGTTAAACAAGTAAGCGATTCGCCCGAGGGGCGAAAGTGGGATAAGATAAGCAGTTTTCCGAGGCTGTACAGGCTCAAATAG
- a CDS encoding LamG-like jellyroll fold domain-containing protein: protein MWLTDAASSVTVDSLTVIVVGQFVNLEDTDQYMLAGWDDSVSDSRLRICLSFLWSDQDARILNVRVGDSGDRPGWAPQADSQPHVFAVDSGVDFYTDGEYIGTSSNSSTSNPAGLNIGAIRGTSGFFNGNVAEVIVYDRVLSEQDYDKIGVYLANKYPVIDGVFKNAAFDGSPDAEINVALDASLTWNAGLNPSDMTSVNPNIEKHNLWMSNGDPQDSELSLVGSVDITDYTDPAADGVYSPSLSMDSKYYWAVEEVMSDGQGGVYPDGDPNNPMSEVWSFETLKSVPVLQGPDNMKVFPSETASIQVDITTISDLISVEWYRAGEPDMLISDADPDVTILTDNTSTTLQIANAELADEGSYYAVVTNSGGSSTSDTATLSIKRMISGYKFEQNVEDTLGLNDGSLVSDPLAYTAGFAETDGQQYAADPNGTTYVELPADAYPKAGFGNGLENFTITAWVKRLDDSEQYFIGNFNEGSNTAIQFGFLSGADLRFLIRQDGSNSSTDYIQATVSSEYIPAEEWHLVTAVFDGYVAKLYVDGLLRDEVDNGSELANFSEWEQPFTLFGRNLRGNVSDRFSGQIDDLRFFNYPLSNEEIAALYYNETGERQCIYGYPEFDIAGPEGTPDCVVNLYDFAEFASEWLLDNRYAPEM from the coding sequence ATGTGGTTAACTGACGCAGCTTCAAGCGTAACGGTTGACAGTCTTACAGTTATAGTTGTTGGGCAGTTCGTAAATCTTGAAGATACTGATCAGTATATGCTTGCAGGCTGGGACGACAGTGTAAGTGATTCCCGTTTGCGTATTTGCCTTTCATTTCTATGGTCGGATCAAGATGCACGTATCTTGAATGTCCGTGTTGGTGATTCTGGGGACAGGCCTGGTTGGGCACCTCAAGCAGATTCACAGCCGCACGTGTTCGCAGTAGATTCAGGTGTTGATTTCTACACCGACGGGGAGTATATCGGAACATCTTCCAACTCTTCGACCTCCAATCCCGCAGGACTGAATATTGGAGCTATACGCGGAACGAGCGGTTTCTTTAATGGGAATGTAGCAGAGGTAATAGTTTACGATCGCGTTTTAAGCGAACAGGACTATGACAAGATCGGTGTTTACCTAGCAAATAAATATCCTGTAATTGACGGTGTTTTCAAAAACGCAGCTTTCGATGGAAGCCCAGACGCAGAGATTAATGTCGCTCTTGATGCGAGCCTCACTTGGAATGCTGGGTTAAACCCGTCAGATATGACTTCGGTAAACCCGAATATTGAAAAGCATAACTTATGGATGAGCAATGGAGACCCGCAAGACAGCGAACTCAGCCTTGTTGGCTCTGTTGATATTACTGATTATACAGATCCTGCTGCTGATGGGGTTTATTCTCCCTCTTTATCTATGGACAGTAAATACTATTGGGCAGTGGAGGAAGTGATGTCAGACGGCCAGGGCGGAGTCTATCCGGACGGAGACCCGAACAACCCGATGAGCGAGGTTTGGAGCTTTGAAACTCTCAAATCTGTGCCGGTGCTGCAAGGGCCTGATAATATGAAGGTTTTCCCTTCTGAAACTGCGTCTATCCAAGTTGACATTACGACAATCAGCGATCTAATTTCTGTAGAGTGGTACAGGGCAGGAGAACCTGATATGCTTATAAGCGATGCCGATCCTGATGTTACAATTCTTACCGACAACACATCAACAACGCTTCAAATTGCTAATGCAGAGTTGGCTGATGAGGGCTCTTACTATGCCGTTGTTACAAACAGCGGGGGCAGCTCCACATCCGATACAGCAACGCTTTCAATAAAAAGAATGATTTCAGGCTACAAGTTTGAGCAGAATGTTGAAGACACTTTAGGCCTGAATGATGGGAGTTTAGTCAGCGATCCCCTCGCATATACTGCCGGTTTTGCTGAAACAGACGGTCAGCAGTATGCAGCAGACCCCAACGGCACAACTTATGTTGAACTGCCAGCGGATGCATATCCAAAAGCCGGTTTCGGAAATGGCCTCGAGAATTTCACTATAACTGCCTGGGTTAAACGATTAGATGATTCGGAGCAGTATTTCATCGGCAATTTCAATGAAGGTTCGAATACAGCCATTCAGTTTGGCTTTTTGAGCGGAGCAGATTTGCGTTTTCTGATAAGGCAAGATGGCAGCAACAGCTCAACAGACTATATACAGGCCACTGTTTCCTCTGAATATATTCCTGCAGAAGAGTGGCATCTTGTTACAGCTGTCTTTGACGGCTATGTCGCAAAGCTTTATGTAGATGGTCTTTTGAGAGATGAAGTTGATAATGGATCTGAGCTTGCAAACTTTTCAGAATGGGAGCAACCGTTTACGCTTTTCGGAAGAAATCTAAGGGGAAATGTAAGCGATAGGTTCTCTGGGCAAATTGATGATTTGAGATTTTTTAATTACCCGCTTTCCAACGAAGAAATTGCAGCACTGTATTACAACGAAACAGGAGAGAGGCAATGTATCTACGGTTATCCCGAGTTTGACATTGCTGGCCCAGAAGGAACTCCAGATTGCGTTGTCAATCTCTATGACTTCGCAGAATTCGCTTCAGAGTGGCTCTTAGATAACAGATACGCACCGGAAATGTAA
- a CDS encoding DHH family phosphoesterase, giving the protein MKDLTKQFSEAKKLIEKSEKVIITAHQRPDGDACGSVSALSRIIADMGKQVFPLLVDDFPEWINMLFGGHQPTIINSSEDNQLWKKTPWKDADLIILADALHPDRAPGIEQLADGRIPSIVFDHHLGNDSFGDVKVVDSGSPAAGEIVFRFAKFLGYKPDKQVGLSLFAAMATDTGWFRYGKNLKAAYEAASELLETGIDTAELFSVIYERESLAKMRLTSRMLDSLKLHGAAVVSGRVTHQDFRESGAVESDTEGLINKLQALEGIQTTFLLIERSPGEIKCSMRSKGDIIVREVAEALGGGGHDLAAGVSFKCGFEEAERQILEQIAIQTH; this is encoded by the coding sequence TTGAAAGATCTTACAAAACAATTTTCCGAAGCTAAAAAACTGATTGAAAAATCAGAAAAGGTGATAATCACGGCTCACCAAAGGCCCGACGGCGACGCCTGCGGGAGCGTGAGCGCATTATCAAGGATAATTGCTGATATGGGAAAGCAGGTTTTTCCGCTGCTTGTGGATGATTTCCCCGAGTGGATAAATATGCTTTTTGGCGGTCATCAGCCAACGATAATAAATTCAAGCGAAGATAATCAGCTCTGGAAAAAGACGCCTTGGAAAGATGCAGACCTCATCATACTCGCCGATGCCCTTCATCCGGACAGGGCTCCCGGGATAGAGCAGCTTGCAGACGGGAGGATCCCCTCAATAGTTTTCGACCATCACCTCGGAAACGACAGTTTCGGGGATGTGAAGGTTGTTGATTCAGGCTCACCGGCAGCTGGTGAGATTGTTTTCAGATTTGCAAAGTTTCTCGGTTATAAGCCCGATAAACAGGTTGGGCTTTCTCTGTTTGCCGCCATGGCAACAGACACAGGCTGGTTCAGATACGGCAAGAACCTCAAGGCCGCTTATGAAGCCGCAAGTGAGCTTCTGGAAACCGGCATTGATACAGCAGAGCTTTTCAGCGTTATTTATGAGCGGGAATCGCTTGCGAAGATGCGGCTTACCTCCCGTATGCTCGATTCTCTAAAGCTGCATGGGGCAGCTGTGGTATCCGGCAGGGTAACCCATCAGGATTTCAGAGAAAGCGGAGCTGTAGAAAGTGATACTGAAGGACTCATAAACAAGCTTCAGGCCCTTGAGGGCATTCAAACAACATTTCTCCTCATTGAAAGAAGCCCGGGCGAGATAAAATGCTCTATGCGAAGCAAAGGCGATATTATTGTTCGAGAAGTTGCCGAAGCTTTGGGCGGAGGCGGACACGATCTCGCTGCAGGCGTTTCTTTCAAATGCGGATTTGAAGAGGCTGAGAGGCAGATTCTCGAACAAATTGCAATTCAGACTCATTAA
- a CDS encoding AraC family transcriptional regulator: protein MKRSQVLSLFHNDKQYRPLFLHGAVQQDRPVGPKRTFREHSHPFYHIVLYTNGHGEYRKDGHFHKARPGTCVLLSPGQKHDFVSHWQKTVYSEITFAFKSEEGKLLELPFEKIIFLLTGTETVFDTDIIFSEEQTNTLKNRFSDLIEYLNSSSELSQYQANYSLLGIFNFIIKHNILTAIDSSSISPMDKAKAYIEENYTAHIPVEKLTSIVHLSKGYFFRAFKEKFGVSPINYQQNIRINASKTLLKTTSLRCNEIANRVGFSDVYFFHRTFKKHTGKTPSNYRAGKEEL from the coding sequence GTGAAAAGATCGCAGGTTTTATCATTATTTCATAACGATAAGCAGTACAGACCTCTATTTCTGCACGGAGCAGTTCAGCAGGACAGGCCGGTAGGACCGAAAAGAACTTTCAGAGAACATTCACATCCGTTTTATCACATAGTGCTTTACACCAACGGGCATGGTGAATACCGCAAAGACGGTCACTTTCACAAGGCACGCCCTGGAACATGCGTTTTGCTCTCTCCCGGCCAGAAACACGACTTCGTTTCTCACTGGCAGAAGACGGTTTACTCTGAGATCACATTTGCCTTCAAATCTGAAGAGGGAAAACTGCTTGAGCTTCCTTTTGAAAAGATTATTTTTCTTCTTACCGGTACTGAAACTGTGTTTGATACTGACATAATCTTTTCTGAAGAACAAACAAACACTCTGAAAAACAGGTTCTCTGATTTGATAGAATACCTGAACAGCTCAAGCGAGCTATCTCAATATCAGGCCAATTACAGTTTGCTCGGAATATTCAACTTCATAATAAAACACAACATCTTAACAGCAATTGATTCAAGCTCTATTTCTCCAATGGATAAAGCAAAAGCGTATATTGAAGAAAATTACACCGCTCATATTCCTGTGGAAAAGCTTACTTCAATCGTCCATCTTTCTAAAGGATATTTTTTCAGAGCCTTCAAGGAGAAATTCGGAGTTTCTCCAATAAACTACCAGCAAAACATACGGATAAACGCATCTAAAACTCTCCTTAAAACCACCTCCCTTAGGTGCAATGAAATCGCAAACCGCGTGGGCTTTTCTGATGTTTACTTCTTCCACAGGACTTTCAAAAAACATACAGGGAAAACCCCTTCAAATTACAGAGCTGGCAAAGAAGAACTGTAA